A single genomic interval of Desulfovibrio sp. JC022 harbors:
- a CDS encoding trypsin-like peptidase domain-containing protein, which produces MFKSFLKIFLLSLLAAVIAQPAFAAKDNSLRVTPVVRAVQKTAPAVVNINVTRIVERGVSPFGQMFGGQGFDMFFDGFETRKRKYRSQSTGSGVIINGRRGLVLTNAHVLAGGSDIKVRTISGEEYSAEIVGSDADFDLAVLKIKGAGNLPQVAMGDSSDIYIGETVIAIGNPFGYTHTVTTGVVSALKRAVKSKEGAYTDFIQTDAAINPGNSGGPLLNIMGDLIGINSFIQARAEGIGFAIPINRAKRVVKELLESGKVSPVWLGLSGQDLDQSSASYFGLSRVYGMLVTDVHKDTPAAYAGLRPGDVVLKINGIEVEDKSGYLALLRVQTRSEDVDLEVLHDGKIRHVVVRPQSLESQQVRSQAWSRWGMVVDKDSRGRGMLVSKVRKNSASARLGLQPGDKIHQIGNHRVDSQKDFLDSFLRYRMNNKVMLKIQRGRNFYYVKLNS; this is translated from the coding sequence ATGTTTAAATCTTTTCTTAAAATATTTCTTCTTTCTTTACTGGCAGCAGTAATTGCCCAGCCGGCATTTGCCGCAAAAGATAATTCCCTGCGGGTGACACCTGTGGTTCGGGCGGTGCAGAAAACTGCCCCGGCTGTTGTGAATATCAACGTGACCCGCATTGTGGAACGCGGTGTTTCTCCTTTCGGACAGATGTTCGGAGGGCAGGGCTTTGATATGTTCTTTGACGGCTTTGAGACCCGCAAACGTAAATACCGTTCGCAATCCACCGGCTCCGGGGTGATCATTAATGGTCGCCGGGGACTGGTGCTGACCAATGCTCATGTTTTGGCAGGCGGCAGCGATATCAAGGTCAGGACTATCAGCGGTGAAGAATACTCTGCCGAGATTGTCGGCTCTGACGCAGATTTTGACCTTGCGGTGCTTAAAATCAAAGGTGCGGGCAATCTGCCGCAGGTTGCCATGGGTGATTCCTCGGATATTTATATCGGTGAAACGGTCATTGCTATCGGCAACCCCTTTGGCTACACCCACACGGTGACTACCGGGGTGGTTTCCGCGCTCAAGCGCGCGGTTAAATCAAAAGAGGGTGCGTATACAGATTTTATCCAGACCGACGCAGCCATTAACCCCGGTAACAGCGGCGGTCCGCTGCTGAATATCATGGGCGACCTGATCGGTATTAACTCTTTTATTCAGGCCCGTGCCGAGGGTATCGGCTTTGCCATTCCCATTAACCGGGCCAAACGGGTGGTTAAGGAGTTGCTTGAGTCCGGTAAGGTTTCCCCGGTCTGGCTGGGACTGAGCGGTCAGGATCTTGACCAGAGTTCGGCCAGTTATTTCGGCTTGTCCCGTGTCTATGGAATGCTGGTTACCGATGTGCATAAGGACACCCCGGCTGCTTATGCGGGCTTAAGACCCGGTGACGTTGTTCTGAAGATCAACGGAATTGAGGTAGAAGATAAGTCCGGCTATCTGGCTTTGCTCCGGGTGCAGACCCGCAGTGAGGATGTGGACCTTGAAGTGCTTCATGACGGCAAAATCCGCCATGTGGTAGTCCGTCCACAGTCACTTGAATCGCAGCAGGTCCGGTCACAGGCATGGTCCCGCTGGGGTATGGTTGTGGATAAGGATTCACGTGGACGCGGTATGCTGGTCAGCAAGGTGCGCAAGAACAGTGCCTCCGCAAGGCTCGGCCTTCAACCCGGCGATAAAATTCACCAGATCGGCAACCATCGCGTGGATTCGCAAAAGGATTTTCTCGACTCTTTTCTGCGCTATCGCATGAACAACAAGGTTATGCTTAAAATTCAGCGCGGACGTAACTTTTATTATGTGAAGCTGAATAGTTAG
- the thpR gene encoding RNA 2',3'-cyclic phosphodiesterase, whose product MKKIRTFIAHPVPGEWKERISEAYGPLREGLESKIAWVKPENMHFTLKFLGYVEEDKLAEVQGVLKKIPVVNFKMTAAGAGFFPASDKPHVIWIGLEQGAKEICSTAAAVESGLAKLGFEPNKKSCHAHLTLGRVKKAAQDDWAALAKKINGIELPEAQINGFTLYKSVLTPEGPVYSVLQEYQ is encoded by the coding sequence ATGAAAAAGATACGCACATTTATTGCACACCCCGTGCCGGGGGAATGGAAGGAAAGGATAAGCGAAGCATACGGTCCCCTGCGCGAAGGGCTGGAATCCAAAATAGCATGGGTCAAGCCTGAAAACATGCACTTCACCCTCAAATTCCTAGGCTATGTCGAGGAAGACAAACTTGCCGAGGTGCAGGGAGTACTGAAAAAAATCCCGGTTGTAAACTTTAAAATGACAGCCGCAGGGGCAGGATTCTTCCCGGCCTCTGATAAGCCGCATGTAATCTGGATCGGACTGGAGCAGGGAGCAAAAGAAATCTGCTCCACCGCCGCAGCAGTTGAATCAGGTCTGGCGAAACTTGGCTTTGAGCCAAACAAAAAATCCTGCCATGCCCATCTGACTCTTGGCAGGGTCAAAAAAGCAGCCCAGGATGACTGGGCCGCGCTGGCAAAAAAAATCAACGGTATAGAACTGCCCGAAGCACAGATCAACGGCTTCACTCTCTACAAAAGCGTACTCACGCCCGAAGGGCCTGTTTACTCTGTTCTTCAAGAATACCAATAA